A window of the Enterobacteriaceae bacterium 4M9 genome harbors these coding sequences:
- a CDS encoding SDR family oxidoreductase, producing the protein MAIALVTGASRGIGRATALQLAKEGYRVAVNYHTHAQAAQEVVEQILRSGGDAFAVQADIADESQVMQMFGRIDKEAQPLVALVNNAGILFTQCRVEALSAQRINQVLSTNVTGTFLCCREAIKRMVPHQRGAIVNVSSAAARLGSPGEYVDYAASKGAVDTLTTGLALEVAAQGIRVNGVRPGFIYTEMHASGGEAGRVDRVKSQLPMQRGGQPEEVAQAIAWLLSDKASYVTGSFIDLAGGK; encoded by the coding sequence ATGGCAATTGCTCTGGTAACCGGTGCCAGTCGCGGCATTGGCCGTGCAACGGCGCTGCAACTGGCAAAAGAAGGCTATCGCGTCGCGGTGAATTATCACACCCACGCACAAGCCGCGCAGGAGGTGGTAGAGCAGATTCTGCGCTCAGGCGGCGACGCGTTTGCGGTACAGGCCGATATTGCTGATGAATCGCAGGTGATGCAGATGTTTGGCCGCATTGACAAGGAAGCACAGCCGTTGGTCGCCCTGGTTAACAATGCCGGTATTTTGTTTACGCAGTGCCGGGTTGAAGCCCTGAGCGCGCAGCGTATTAATCAGGTGCTGTCCACCAACGTTACCGGCACCTTCCTGTGCTGCCGCGAGGCGATTAAGCGGATGGTGCCTCATCAACGTGGCGCTATCGTCAACGTGTCCTCGGCCGCAGCCAGGCTTGGTTCGCCGGGGGAATATGTTGACTATGCGGCATCAAAAGGCGCGGTGGATACGCTCACAACCGGCTTAGCGCTGGAAGTGGCAGCACAGGGCATACGCGTTAACGGCGTGCGGCCTGGGTTTATCTATACCGAAATGCACGCCAGCGGCGGTGAGGCCGGGCGCGTCGATCGCGTTAAATCGCAGTTGCCGATGCAGCGCGGCGGTCAGCCAGAGGAAGTGGCACAAGCGATTGCCTGGCTACTGAGCGATAAGGCTTCCTACGTGACCGGTAGTTTTATTGACCTTGCGGGAGGGAAGTAG